A genome region from Sebastes umbrosus isolate fSebUmb1 chromosome 22, fSebUmb1.pri, whole genome shotgun sequence includes the following:
- the tnfsf12 gene encoding tumor necrosis factor ligand superfamily member 12, translated as MHRILQRRRVRKLRVFWASLALVALSLAACSALFTAWTWRQTRDLSQSFKILQDRMEQVNTQRKAIVQLILEKRELLVGQRVKRDGGALRGRNGNGKKAASHFEITKVSSQQVGEGGVIKGWEERTLNMSKAVRYNKDQGTFTVEKAGVYFLFCQVLFNEQQSQYVKLDVVTSGQRPQKLQCMEGYGTTPSAGPHPFHFLKPCQVSGLLRLDKGTELQAITGSSFRLHTLGNPSASPHIFSIFKVN; from the exons ATGCATCGGATTCTGCAGAGGAGGCGAGTGCGCAAGCTGCGGGTCTTCTGGGCTTCTCTGGCTCTGGTGGCTCTGTCTCTGGCCGCATGCAGCGCGCTCTTCACGGCGTGGACTTGGCGACAGACGCGGGACCTGTCTCAGTCCTTTAAGATCCTGCAGGACCGAATGGAGCAG GTTAATACACAGAGGAAGGCCATTGTTCAGCTCATTCTGGAGAAGAGAGAACTGCTGGTGGGGCAGAGAGTGAAGAGAGATG GGGGGGCGCTGCGAGGGAGGAATGGAAATGGAAAGAAAGCGGCGTCTCATTTCGAGA TAACCAAAGTCTCCTCTCAGCAAG tgGGAGAGGGCGGTGTGATTAAGGGCTGGGAGGAGAGGACGTTGAATATGAGTAAAGCGGTGAGGTACAACAAGGATCAAGGCACCTTCACTGTGGAGAAAGCGGGCGTCTACTTCCTGTTCTGCCAG GTGTTGTTCAACGAGCAGCAGTCTCAGTATGTGAAGCTGGATGTGGTGACCAGCGGCCAGAGGCCTCAGAAGCTGCAATGCATGGAGGGATACGGGACGACCCCGTCCGCCGGGCCGCACCCTTTCCACTTCCTGAAGCCCTGCCAGGTGTCCGGCCTCCTGCGACTGGACAAAGGCACAGAGCTGCAGGCCATCACGGGCTCGTCCTTCAGACTCCACACGCTGGGCAACCCTTC